The Catenuloplanes niger genome includes a window with the following:
- a CDS encoding ABC transporter substrate-binding protein, whose translation MGDTPRKGWRALAATVLVTVPLAACGGQDDGGPPTINFYNPPVENMQTVIDECNAAANGRYQIVYRVLPRGADDQRVQMVRRLAAEDPSMDVLGLDVTWTQEFAGAEWIREWTGADAAEVRDGTLPGPLESATYEDRLYAAPNNTNVQLLWYRSDLVPNPPRTWDEMIAQAQQLKAQGRPYQVITMGAQYEGLVVLYNTLVASAGGAILSEDGKTAVLDDGAVRALDVLKRFATAGVTSPSFTNALEDPARLEFQGGNGAFQLNWPYVYPAMQEAAPDLARTVRWARYPGVDANTPSRVTIGGTNLAVSAYSRYPAESFEAARCLRNAEHQKYAAINDGVPPTIEAVYAEPEMAEAYPMKDVILAELQDASVRPLSPAYQNISTVMSATLSPPGDIDPESTAEQLRQEIQDALDSKGVLP comes from the coding sequence ATGGGAGATACCCCGAGGAAGGGCTGGCGCGCGCTTGCCGCGACGGTGCTGGTGACCGTGCCGCTCGCGGCGTGCGGTGGTCAGGACGACGGTGGCCCCCCGACGATCAATTTCTACAATCCGCCGGTCGAGAACATGCAGACCGTGATCGACGAGTGCAACGCGGCCGCGAACGGCCGTTACCAGATCGTCTACCGGGTGCTGCCGCGCGGCGCGGACGATCAGCGCGTGCAGATGGTCCGGCGGCTCGCGGCCGAGGACCCGAGCATGGACGTGCTCGGGCTGGACGTGACGTGGACGCAGGAGTTCGCGGGCGCGGAGTGGATCCGGGAGTGGACCGGCGCGGACGCGGCGGAGGTGCGGGACGGCACGCTGCCCGGTCCGCTGGAGTCCGCGACGTACGAGGACCGGCTGTACGCGGCGCCGAACAACACGAACGTGCAGTTGCTCTGGTACCGCTCGGATCTGGTGCCGAACCCGCCGCGCACCTGGGACGAGATGATCGCCCAGGCCCAGCAGCTGAAGGCGCAGGGCAGGCCGTACCAGGTGATCACGATGGGCGCCCAGTACGAGGGGCTGGTCGTCCTCTACAACACGCTGGTGGCCAGCGCCGGCGGTGCCATTCTGAGCGAGGACGGCAAGACCGCGGTGCTCGACGACGGCGCGGTGCGCGCGCTGGACGTGCTGAAGCGGTTCGCCACGGCCGGGGTGACCAGCCCGTCGTTCACGAACGCGCTGGAGGACCCGGCCCGGCTGGAGTTCCAGGGCGGCAACGGCGCGTTCCAGCTGAACTGGCCGTACGTCTACCCGGCCATGCAGGAGGCCGCGCCGGACCTGGCCCGGACGGTGCGCTGGGCCCGTTACCCCGGGGTGGACGCGAACACGCCGAGCCGGGTCACGATCGGTGGCACGAACCTGGCGGTCAGCGCGTACTCCCGGTATCCGGCGGAGTCGTTCGAGGCGGCCCGCTGTCTGCGCAACGCGGAGCACCAGAAGTACGCGGCGATCAACGACGGTGTGCCGCCGACGATCGAGGCGGTCTACGCCGAGCCGGAGATGGCCGAGGCGTACCCGATGAAGGACGTGATCCTGGCGGAGTTGCAGGACGCGTCGGTGCGGCCGCTGTCCCCGGCGTACCAGAACATCTCCACGGTCATGTCGGCGACGCTGTCCCCGCCGGGTGACATCGATCCGGAGTCGACCGCCGAGCAGCTGAGGCAGGAGATCCAGGACGCGCTCGACTCGAAGGGGGTGTTGCCGTGA
- a CDS encoding Ppx/GppA phosphatase family protein, which translates to MRIGVLDVGSNTAQLVVADVGDGVPLPVHAIKEPVRLAEVIGRDGALCAEAIDRLATAVGAAVAQARRWEVQELFAYATAVVRDAPNRDAALAGIEARTGVRLGTLSGTEEAELTFLAVRRWMGWRAGPLLLLDIGGGSAEIAYGHDLAPSFAVSLPIGAARITRERLRGDPPRSAKVDKVRGYLRRELGEVASRMRWDAPRTAVATSRTFQQLAQLCGAPPLRHGLFVPRVLRREELARQIGRLGALTAAKRARLPGISAPRARQSLAGALVAHTMLDMFGLDEVTICPWALREGILLRRVESAGSWAGRALTLAEPAGTA; encoded by the coding sequence ATGCGAATCGGAGTGCTCGACGTCGGCTCGAACACGGCTCAGCTGGTCGTGGCCGACGTCGGCGACGGCGTCCCCCTGCCCGTGCACGCGATCAAGGAACCGGTCCGCCTGGCCGAGGTGATCGGCCGGGACGGTGCCCTGTGCGCGGAGGCGATCGACCGCCTGGCGACCGCCGTCGGGGCGGCCGTCGCGCAGGCCCGGCGCTGGGAGGTGCAGGAGCTGTTCGCCTACGCGACCGCGGTCGTCCGGGACGCCCCGAACCGGGACGCCGCGCTGGCCGGGATCGAGGCGCGGACCGGGGTGCGGCTGGGCACGCTGTCCGGTACCGAGGAGGCGGAGTTGACGTTCCTGGCCGTACGCCGCTGGATGGGCTGGCGGGCCGGCCCGCTGCTGCTTCTCGACATCGGCGGCGGCTCGGCGGAGATCGCCTACGGGCATGATCTGGCGCCGTCGTTCGCGGTGTCGCTGCCGATCGGCGCGGCCCGGATCACCCGTGAGCGGCTGCGCGGTGATCCGCCGCGGAGCGCGAAGGTCGACAAGGTACGCGGCTATCTGCGCCGGGAGCTGGGCGAGGTGGCGAGCCGGATGCGCTGGGACGCGCCGCGGACCGCGGTCGCCACGTCCCGCACGTTCCAGCAGCTGGCCCAGTTGTGCGGTGCGCCGCCGCTGCGGCACGGCCTGTTCGTGCCGCGGGTGTTGCGCCGGGAGGAGCTGGCGCGGCAGATCGGCCGGCTCGGCGCGCTGACCGCGGCCAAACGCGCGCGGCTGCCCGGGATCTCGGCGCCGCGAGCCCGGCAGTCGCTGGCCGGCGCGCTGGTGGCACACACCATGTTGGACATGTTCGGCCTGGACGAGGTGACGATCTGCCCGTGGGCGCTGCGGGAGGGGATTCTGCTGCGGCGGGTCGAGTCGGCGGGCAGCTGGGCGGGCCGGGCGTTGACGCTGGCCGAGCCGGCCGGGACCGCCTGA
- a CDS encoding MGH1-like glycoside hydrolase domain-containing protein, translating into MSERERLAQADSGEQPWRAWGPYLSERAWGTVREDYSEHGTAWDYFPHDHARSRVYRWNEDGMAGVCDDRQLFCFALGLWNGKDSILKERMFGLGGDGGNHGEDVKDYWWYEDSTPTHSWMRWRYHYPQAAFPYEDLVRTNRARRRDESEYELVDTGVFDDDRFWAVTVDYAKASPTDYCMLVTLANRGPDEATLHVLPTMWFRNTWSWGIPGRDHVPTILGSGNRLIGQHRGLGQIVLEGSGDPEPLACDNETNTQRLWGLVGRSAYPKDGINDYVVDGADTVNPDGEGTKAALHYTVTVPARSQATIRLRLSLTAPGPVPSLDLEAGFDTVMRLRAAEADDFFAEVIPAAAPREAANVARQAIAGLMWGKQFYHFDVEQWLSGDPGSTPPSGRRHGRNSAWWHMNSFDVISMPDPWEYPWYAAWDLAFHCVSIARVDPGFAKSQLLLLLREWYMHPNGQIPAYEWAFGDVNPPVHAWAALRVFEIDGGWDHDFLARVLHKLLLNFTWWVNRKDVNGNNVFEGGFLGLDNVGPFDRSAALPVAGVLEQSDGTGWMAMYALNLLDMAVRLAIHDHTYEDVATKFFEHYAYIGMAAYQQGLWNDEDSFFYDVLRLPDGVKLPLKVRSVVGLLPLAATSTLTAVTLSRLPELAARVRWFQNRRPQYADIVGSRRLSGGGRQQRLLAMVGQEQLMRILARMLDEEEFLSPYGLRTLSRSHLEKPFTIWLGGSDFTVGYEPAESTSGLFGGNSNWRGPIWMPTNYLLIEAVREFATFYGDDLLVEYPTRSGKKVTLTEVADDLSHRLISLFLPAADGRRPIYGQCELFQTHPDWKDRIVFPEYFHGDNGAGLGAWHQTGWTALVSDLILTVYR; encoded by the coding sequence GTGAGTGAACGGGAGCGTCTCGCGCAGGCGGACTCGGGCGAGCAGCCGTGGCGGGCGTGGGGGCCCTACCTGTCGGAACGCGCCTGGGGCACGGTCCGCGAGGACTACAGTGAACACGGCACCGCCTGGGACTACTTCCCGCACGATCACGCACGGTCGCGCGTCTACCGGTGGAACGAGGACGGCATGGCCGGCGTCTGCGACGACCGCCAGCTGTTCTGCTTCGCGCTGGGCCTGTGGAACGGCAAGGACTCCATCCTCAAGGAGCGGATGTTCGGCCTCGGCGGCGACGGCGGCAACCACGGCGAGGACGTCAAGGACTACTGGTGGTACGAGGACTCCACGCCCACCCACTCGTGGATGCGCTGGCGCTACCACTACCCCCAGGCCGCGTTCCCCTACGAGGACCTGGTGCGGACGAACCGCGCCCGGCGCCGCGACGAGAGCGAGTACGAGCTGGTCGACACCGGCGTCTTCGACGACGACCGGTTCTGGGCCGTCACCGTCGACTACGCCAAGGCCTCGCCGACCGACTACTGCATGCTGGTCACGCTCGCCAACCGCGGCCCGGACGAGGCCACGCTGCACGTGCTGCCCACCATGTGGTTCCGCAACACGTGGTCGTGGGGCATCCCCGGCCGGGACCACGTGCCGACCATCCTCGGCTCCGGCAACCGGCTGATCGGGCAGCACCGCGGGCTCGGCCAGATCGTGCTGGAGGGCTCCGGTGACCCCGAGCCGCTCGCCTGCGACAACGAGACCAACACCCAGCGGCTGTGGGGGCTGGTGGGGCGCAGCGCGTACCCGAAGGACGGCATCAACGACTACGTGGTCGACGGCGCGGACACGGTCAACCCGGACGGCGAGGGCACCAAGGCGGCACTGCACTACACGGTGACCGTGCCGGCCCGGTCGCAGGCCACGATCCGGCTGCGGCTGTCGCTGACCGCGCCCGGCCCCGTACCCTCGCTGGATCTCGAAGCGGGTTTCGACACCGTGATGCGGCTGCGCGCGGCCGAGGCCGACGACTTCTTCGCCGAGGTCATCCCGGCCGCCGCGCCCCGCGAGGCCGCGAACGTGGCCCGGCAGGCGATCGCCGGCCTGATGTGGGGCAAGCAGTTCTACCACTTCGACGTGGAGCAGTGGCTCTCCGGCGACCCCGGCTCCACGCCGCCGTCCGGGCGCCGGCACGGGCGCAACAGCGCCTGGTGGCACATGAACAGCTTCGACGTCATCTCGATGCCGGACCCGTGGGAGTACCCCTGGTACGCGGCGTGGGACCTGGCGTTCCACTGCGTCTCCATCGCGCGCGTCGACCCCGGGTTCGCCAAGTCGCAGCTGCTGCTCCTGCTCCGCGAGTGGTACATGCACCCCAACGGCCAGATCCCGGCGTACGAATGGGCGTTCGGTGACGTGAACCCGCCCGTGCACGCCTGGGCCGCGCTGCGCGTCTTCGAGATCGACGGCGGCTGGGACCACGACTTCCTCGCCCGGGTGCTGCACAAGCTGCTGCTCAACTTCACCTGGTGGGTCAACCGCAAGGACGTCAACGGCAACAACGTGTTCGAGGGCGGCTTCCTCGGGCTGGACAACGTCGGCCCGTTCGACCGGTCCGCCGCGCTGCCGGTCGCCGGTGTGCTGGAGCAGTCCGACGGCACCGGCTGGATGGCGATGTACGCGCTGAACCTGCTGGACATGGCGGTCCGGCTGGCCATCCACGACCACACGTACGAGGACGTGGCCACCAAGTTCTTCGAGCACTACGCGTACATCGGGATGGCCGCCTACCAGCAGGGCCTGTGGAACGACGAGGACTCGTTCTTCTACGACGTGCTGCGGCTGCCGGACGGCGTGAAGCTGCCGCTCAAGGTCCGGTCCGTGGTCGGCCTGCTGCCGCTCGCGGCGACCAGCACGCTCACCGCGGTCACGCTGTCCCGGCTGCCGGAGCTGGCCGCGCGGGTGCGCTGGTTCCAGAACCGCCGCCCGCAGTACGCGGACATCGTCGGCTCGCGGCGGCTGTCCGGCGGCGGGCGGCAGCAGCGGCTGCTCGCCATGGTCGGGCAGGAACAGCTGATGCGGATCCTGGCCCGCATGCTCGACGAGGAGGAGTTCCTCTCGCCGTACGGGCTGCGCACGCTCTCCCGCAGCCACCTGGAGAAGCCGTTCACGATCTGGCTCGGCGGCTCCGACTTCACGGTCGGCTACGAGCCGGCGGAGTCGACCAGCGGCCTGTTCGGCGGCAACTCCAACTGGCGCGGCCCGATCTGGATGCCGACCAACTACCTGCTGATCGAGGCGGTCCGCGAGTTCGCCACGTTCTACGGCGACGACCTGCTGGTGGAGTACCCGACCCGGTCCGGGAAGAAGGTCACGCTCACCGAGGTGGCGGACGACCTGTCACACCGGCTGATCTCGCTGTTCCTGCCGGCGGCGGACGGCCGGCGGCCGATATACGGTCAGTGCGAGCTGTTCCAGACCCACCCGGATTGGAAGGACCGAATCGTCTTCCCGGAGTACTTCCACGGGGACAACGGCGCCGGCCTCGGCGCGTGGCACCAGACCGGCTGGACCGCGCTGGTCAGCGACCTGATCCTGACCGTCTACCGATAA
- a CDS encoding amylo-alpha-1,6-glucosidase — MIPISFGPQVCGALTEGAAREWLVPDGLGGYAMGTVSGLRTRRYHGLLMVSGATAAARTLALASLDPVLTVGGDEVRLGVHEWASSSVAPAGHAFLERFSLIDGLPRWRWRVGDVVLERELAMVYGRPAVAVVHRLLAGGPVRLDLQALCTWRDGHGERGAGGPALGVEPAAGGAVIENAYRLDGPDWRAAGTWWTGVHHREEAARGLAADEDLFHAGTFGAELREPGDVLEVRAWAGALGDTPPPAREVISAARRRNRAVVAAAAPADDVDATLALAADAFVVRTGSTPDVVAGYPWFGAWSRDTMIAYEGLLLTTNRAEEGRRLLLGYAATLSEGMLANTADTGSVEYNTVDGTLWFLHAVARHVTVTGDTDLAEELLPALRDVVDAHLRGTRYGIRVDPDDGLLTQGAAGEALTWMDARVRGVPVTARAGKPVEVNALWINGLAGIVDLARRTRGDAGAAPAAHRAALASFRRRFPAPAGWLYDVVDGPHGDDASLRPNQLLAWSLPYAPMRADARALRAISKGLLTPIGLRSLGPREMGFLGEHRGNSDARDGAYHMGTVWPWWVGPFIDTCAKSAVSDGELLSGIEGHLTEFGLGSVTETADGEPPHSATGCPFQAWSVGELVRVRRC, encoded by the coding sequence ATGATCCCGATCAGCTTCGGCCCTCAGGTCTGCGGCGCGCTCACCGAGGGCGCCGCGCGCGAGTGGCTGGTCCCGGACGGCCTCGGCGGATACGCCATGGGCACGGTCTCCGGCCTGCGCACCCGCCGCTACCACGGGCTGCTCATGGTCTCCGGCGCGACCGCGGCCGCGCGCACGCTCGCGCTGGCGAGCCTGGACCCAGTGCTCACCGTCGGCGGTGACGAGGTCCGGCTGGGCGTGCACGAGTGGGCGTCCAGCTCGGTCGCGCCGGCCGGGCACGCGTTCCTGGAGCGGTTCTCGCTGATCGACGGCCTGCCCCGGTGGCGCTGGCGGGTCGGCGACGTGGTCCTCGAACGCGAGCTGGCCATGGTGTACGGACGCCCCGCGGTCGCCGTGGTGCACCGGCTGCTGGCCGGCGGCCCGGTCCGGCTCGACCTCCAGGCGCTGTGCACCTGGCGGGACGGGCACGGCGAGCGGGGTGCGGGCGGGCCCGCGCTGGGCGTCGAGCCGGCGGCCGGCGGCGCGGTGATCGAGAACGCCTACCGCCTGGACGGCCCGGACTGGCGCGCGGCCGGCACCTGGTGGACCGGCGTGCACCACCGGGAGGAGGCGGCACGCGGGCTGGCCGCCGACGAGGATCTGTTCCACGCGGGTACGTTCGGCGCCGAACTGCGGGAGCCCGGCGACGTGCTGGAGGTGCGCGCGTGGGCCGGCGCGCTCGGCGACACCCCGCCGCCGGCCCGCGAGGTGATCTCCGCGGCCCGGCGCCGGAACCGCGCGGTGGTCGCCGCCGCCGCGCCGGCCGACGACGTGGACGCCACGCTCGCGCTCGCCGCGGACGCGTTCGTGGTCCGCACCGGCTCCACGCCGGACGTGGTCGCCGGATACCCCTGGTTCGGCGCCTGGTCCCGGGACACCATGATCGCCTACGAGGGACTGCTGCTCACCACGAACCGCGCGGAGGAGGGCCGGCGGCTGCTGCTCGGCTACGCGGCCACGCTCTCCGAGGGCATGCTGGCGAACACCGCGGACACCGGCAGCGTCGAGTACAACACGGTGGACGGCACACTGTGGTTCCTGCACGCGGTGGCCCGGCACGTGACCGTCACCGGCGACACCGACCTGGCCGAGGAGCTGCTGCCGGCGCTGCGCGACGTGGTGGACGCGCACCTGCGCGGCACCCGCTACGGCATCCGCGTCGACCCGGACGACGGCCTGCTCACCCAGGGCGCCGCCGGGGAGGCGCTGACCTGGATGGACGCCCGGGTGCGCGGCGTGCCGGTGACCGCGCGGGCCGGGAAGCCGGTCGAGGTGAACGCGCTCTGGATCAACGGCCTGGCCGGTATCGTGGATCTCGCACGGCGCACCCGCGGTGACGCCGGCGCGGCTCCGGCCGCGCACCGGGCCGCGCTCGCCTCGTTCCGCCGCCGCTTCCCGGCGCCCGCCGGGTGGCTCTACGACGTGGTCGACGGACCGCACGGCGACGATGCCTCGCTTCGTCCTAACCAATTGTTGGCCTGGTCTTTGCCGTACGCGCCGATGCGTGCCGATGCACGTGCTCTCCGTGCAATTTCCAAGGGATTGCTGACGCCGATCGGTCTACGCAGCCTCGGCCCCCGGGAAATGGGTTTCCTGGGTGAACACCGTGGAAATTCCGACGCCAGGGATGGCGCGTATCACATGGGCACGGTGTGGCCGTGGTGGGTGGGGCCATTTATCGATACGTGTGCGAAGTCCGCCGTGTCAGATGGCGAACTACTCTCCGGTATCGAAGGTCATTTGACCGAGTTTGGCCTAGGCTCTGTCACTGAAACAGCGGACGGTGAGCCACCTCACTCGGCTACGGGTTGCCCGTTTCAAGCGTGGTCGGTCGGGGAACTAGTTCGCGTCCGTCGGTGTTGA
- a CDS encoding glycosyltransferase family 4 protein encodes MSPNADIIEMRTARPQRVLMLSWEYPPVVVGGLGRHVHALSIALAQAGHEVTVVTRHVAGAPLEEYADGVRIVRAPEDPPVFPLATPSLLAWTMAFNHTLTRAALRAAESGEYDVIHAHDWLVTHTAVTLKEHLDIPLVATIHATEAGRHQGWLPEEMNKAIHTVEWWLAQEAVRVIVCSEYMRWEVNRLLDLPAARMDVVPNGVDDTMWRAQPRAVAAARSKFAGDGPLIGFAGRLVYEKGVQHLVNAVPKLKHRHPGLKVVIAGDGPYRSELQAEAARLHLDDTVTFAGFMNEKQLPAVLAATDATVIPSLYEPFGMIALEAASAGAPIAVSSTGGLAEIVEPGVTGVTFPHSNPDALADAVDSLLADEVFARRVARQARSMVTERYGWGTIAARTAAAYGSAIREAPAFNTKQAEAQLATGRPKAVVPEGNLLHGLMNAASSAV; translated from the coding sequence ATGTCACCAAACGCCGACATCATCGAGATGCGGACCGCACGTCCGCAACGCGTGCTGATGCTCTCCTGGGAGTACCCGCCGGTCGTGGTGGGGGGCCTCGGCCGACACGTCCACGCGCTCTCGATCGCGCTCGCCCAGGCCGGCCACGAGGTGACGGTGGTGACCCGGCACGTCGCCGGCGCCCCGCTGGAGGAGTACGCGGACGGCGTCCGCATCGTGCGCGCGCCGGAGGACCCGCCGGTCTTCCCGCTCGCCACGCCGTCCCTGCTCGCCTGGACCATGGCCTTCAACCACACGCTCACCCGCGCGGCCCTGCGGGCGGCGGAGTCCGGTGAGTACGACGTGATCCACGCGCACGACTGGCTCGTGACGCACACCGCGGTCACGCTCAAGGAGCACCTCGACATCCCCCTCGTCGCCACGATTCACGCCACCGAGGCCGGCCGGCACCAGGGCTGGCTCCCGGAGGAGATGAACAAGGCGATCCACACCGTCGAGTGGTGGCTCGCGCAGGAGGCGGTGCGCGTCATCGTCTGCTCGGAGTACATGCGGTGGGAGGTGAACCGGCTCCTCGACCTCCCCGCGGCCCGGATGGACGTCGTGCCCAACGGAGTCGACGACACCATGTGGCGTGCCCAGCCCCGCGCCGTCGCGGCCGCCCGCTCGAAGTTCGCCGGTGACGGCCCGCTGATCGGGTTCGCCGGCCGGCTGGTCTACGAGAAGGGCGTGCAGCACCTGGTCAACGCGGTGCCGAAGCTCAAGCACCGGCACCCCGGCCTGAAGGTCGTCATCGCGGGCGACGGGCCGTACCGGTCGGAGCTCCAGGCCGAGGCCGCGCGGCTGCACCTGGACGACACGGTCACGTTCGCCGGCTTCATGAACGAGAAGCAGCTGCCCGCCGTCCTCGCCGCCACCGACGCCACGGTCATCCCGAGCCTCTACGAGCCGTTCGGCATGATCGCGCTGGAGGCCGCCTCGGCCGGCGCGCCGATCGCGGTCTCCTCGACCGGCGGTCTCGCCGAGATCGTCGAGCCCGGCGTCACCGGCGTCACGTTCCCGCACAGCAACCCGGACGCGCTCGCCGACGCGGTCGACTCGCTGCTGGCCGACGAGGTGTTCGCGCGCCGCGTCGCCCGGCAGGCGCGCTCGATGGTCACCGAGCGGTACGGCTGGGGCACGATCGCGGCCCGCACCGCCGCCGCGTACGGCTCGGCCATCCGGGAAGCACCCGCCTTCAACACCAAGCAGGCCGAGGCGCAGCTCGCCACCGGCCGGCCGAAGGCCGTCGTGCCCGAGGGCAACCTCCTGCACGGCCTGATGAACGCCGCCTCGTCCGCCGTCTAG
- the glgB gene encoding 1,4-alpha-glucan branching protein GlgB, which produces MSDSNDSNDFIGEIDRWLLSQGRHERLWTVLGAHPTDDGCHFAVWAPNAREIRVIGDFAGWGADDGVPMRNLGDSGVWAAFVPGAAIGQLYKYKIHGADGSWMDRADPLAVATETPPRTASRIFRSEHKWDDGDWMATRAGQTEHHRQPMSVYEVHLGSWRPGLGYRELADQLTEYVSELGFTHVELMPVMEHPFGGSWGYQVTGYYAPTSRFGTPDEFRYLVDRLHQAGIGVLLDWVPAHFPKDEWALANFDGTALYEHPDPHRGEHPDWGSLIFNYGRWEVRNFLVANALYWLEEFHVDGLRVDAVASMLYLDYSREHGKWSPNEHGGNENLEAIAFLRELNAVVYREHPGAVMIAEESTAFPGVSRPTDWGGLGFGLKWNMGWMHDTLEYVERDPVYRKHHHDQLTWPSCYAFDEQFTLPISHDEVVHGKKSLIAKLPGDRWQRLAGLRGFLGYMWSFPGKQLIFMGSELADEHEWAEHRGLDWHVLGDPAVQGVHATLRDLNRVYRESRALWSQDTLPQGFRWIAHDDWQNNMVSYLRWGDDGSVVACVANFSGVPRTGYRIGLPQGGRWDEVLNTDASHYGGSGVGNFGAVTADGAGSHGLPHSAEIAVGPYAVVWFRPAA; this is translated from the coding sequence GTGTCCGACAGCAACGACAGCAACGACTTCATCGGCGAGATCGACCGCTGGCTGCTCTCCCAGGGGCGGCACGAGCGCCTCTGGACGGTGCTCGGCGCGCACCCCACCGACGACGGCTGCCACTTCGCGGTCTGGGCGCCGAACGCGCGCGAGATCCGGGTGATCGGCGATTTCGCGGGATGGGGTGCGGACGACGGCGTACCCATGCGCAACCTCGGCGACAGCGGGGTCTGGGCCGCCTTCGTGCCCGGCGCGGCCATCGGACAGCTGTACAAGTACAAGATCCACGGTGCGGACGGCTCGTGGATGGACCGGGCCGACCCGCTGGCCGTGGCGACCGAGACGCCCCCGCGTACCGCGTCCCGGATCTTCCGGTCCGAGCACAAGTGGGACGACGGCGACTGGATGGCCACGCGCGCCGGGCAGACCGAGCACCACCGCCAGCCGATGAGCGTGTACGAGGTGCACCTCGGCTCCTGGCGCCCCGGCCTGGGCTACCGCGAGCTCGCCGACCAGCTGACCGAGTACGTGAGCGAGCTCGGCTTCACGCACGTCGAGCTGATGCCGGTGATGGAACACCCGTTCGGCGGCTCGTGGGGCTACCAGGTGACCGGCTACTACGCGCCGACGTCCCGGTTCGGCACCCCGGACGAGTTCCGGTACCTGGTCGACCGGCTGCACCAAGCCGGCATCGGCGTGCTGCTCGACTGGGTGCCCGCGCACTTCCCCAAGGACGAGTGGGCGCTGGCGAACTTCGACGGCACCGCGCTCTACGAGCACCCGGACCCGCACCGCGGCGAGCACCCGGACTGGGGCAGCCTGATCTTCAACTACGGCCGCTGGGAGGTGCGGAACTTCCTGGTCGCGAACGCGCTGTACTGGCTGGAGGAGTTCCACGTCGACGGCCTCCGGGTGGACGCGGTCGCCTCGATGCTCTACCTCGACTACTCCCGCGAGCACGGCAAGTGGTCGCCGAACGAGCACGGCGGCAACGAGAACCTCGAGGCCATCGCGTTCCTCCGCGAGCTGAACGCGGTCGTCTACCGCGAGCACCCCGGCGCCGTCATGATCGCCGAGGAGTCCACCGCGTTCCCCGGCGTCTCCCGGCCCACCGACTGGGGCGGCCTCGGCTTCGGCCTGAAGTGGAACATGGGCTGGATGCACGACACGCTCGAGTACGTCGAGCGCGACCCGGTCTACCGCAAGCACCACCACGACCAGCTCACCTGGCCGTCCTGCTACGCGTTCGACGAGCAGTTCACGCTGCCGATCAGCCACGACGAGGTGGTGCACGGCAAGAAGTCGCTGATCGCGAAGCTGCCCGGCGACCGCTGGCAGCGCCTGGCCGGCCTGCGCGGCTTCCTCGGCTACATGTGGTCGTTCCCCGGCAAGCAGCTGATCTTCATGGGCTCCGAGCTGGCCGACGAGCACGAGTGGGCCGAGCACCGCGGCCTCGACTGGCACGTACTCGGCGACCCGGCCGTCCAGGGCGTGCACGCCACGCTGCGCGACCTCAACCGGGTCTACCGCGAGTCGCGCGCGCTCTGGTCGCAGGACACGCTGCCGCAGGGCTTCCGCTGGATCGCGCACGACGACTGGCAGAACAACATGGTGTCGTACCTGCGCTGGGGCGACGACGGCTCGGTCGTCGCGTGCGTGGCCAACTTCTCCGGCGTGCCGCGCACCGGCTACCGCATCGGCCTGCCGCAGGGCGGCCGCTGGGACGAGGTCCTCAACACCGACGCGTCCCACTACGGCGGCTCCGGCGTCGGCAACTTCGGCGCGGTCACCGCCGACGGCGCCGGCTCGCACGGCCTGCCGCACTCCGCCGAGATCGCGGTCGGCCCGTACGCCGTCGTCTGGTTCCGCCCCGCCGCCTGA
- a CDS encoding AfsR/SARP family transcriptional regulator: MQIRLLGVVSMVAGDGAMIGFPRSAERCVLGAFALSPNRRLSVDDLISHVWDEEPPGQADETLATYVRSVRRALTRAGAPPGTLRSHRPRMYSLDVDPLTVDYHNFRSLCAAAHDAAVRSDPASAARQYRSALDTWTGPALTGVTTQWADRRRHALGQERVETVYRLCQQLELTGAHQDAMTLIEQLAEDTVPTDRLLLLGVETLRSAGQRAAIPDFVQRLTQRMIQAVGVGPSSSVREAARQAATKDHEAETPPHAGVEVARSGTGDPPANRGVSLYATNSRRVHQAAGRITIFKRSDS, encoded by the coding sequence ATGCAGATCCGACTTCTGGGCGTCGTCAGCATGGTGGCCGGTGACGGTGCCATGATCGGGTTTCCGCGGAGTGCCGAGCGTTGTGTCCTCGGCGCGTTCGCCCTCAGCCCCAATCGACGACTCAGCGTCGACGATCTGATCTCACACGTGTGGGACGAGGAGCCGCCCGGGCAGGCCGACGAAACGCTGGCGACGTACGTCCGGTCCGTCCGGCGAGCCCTCACCCGCGCGGGCGCACCACCCGGGACGCTCCGTAGTCACCGGCCGCGTATGTATTCGCTCGACGTGGACCCACTGACCGTCGACTACCACAATTTCCGGTCGCTGTGTGCAGCCGCGCACGACGCGGCTGTACGTTCGGATCCGGCGTCGGCTGCCCGGCAATACCGCTCGGCACTGGACACATGGACCGGTCCGGCCCTGACCGGAGTCACCACACAGTGGGCGGACCGGCGGCGGCACGCGCTGGGGCAGGAACGTGTCGAGACCGTGTACCGACTCTGTCAGCAACTCGAACTAACCGGGGCGCATCAGGACGCGATGACGCTGATCGAGCAGCTCGCCGAGGACACCGTTCCCACCGACCGTCTGCTCCTACTCGGCGTGGAGACGCTCCGATCGGCGGGGCAGCGCGCCGCGATACCGGATTTCGTCCAGAGGCTCACGCAGCGCATGATCCAAGCGGTCGGCGTCGGCCCGAGTTCCTCTGTACGGGAAGCGGCGCGGCAAGCCGCCACGAAGGACCACGAGGCCGAAACACCTCCGCACGCCGGCGTTGAGGTGGCACGAAGTGGGACAGGTGATCCGCCCGCCAACCGCGGCGTGAGCCTCTACGCGACCAACAGCCGGCGCGTACACCAGGCCGCAGGGCGAATAACAATCTTCAAGCGGAGCGACTCGTGA